The DNA region CGCTCGTCTTTTATCACGAACCGCAAGCGACCCATTTATTGATCGGGATCATGGCTGCGGCAACGATGATTCTCGGGGCGATTGGAGCGGTCGCGTATGCGGACATCAAACGCATTTTAACGTATAACGTCGTTGTCGGCGTTGGCTTTATTTTGGCCGGGGTTGCCTCGTTTACACCCGCTGGTTTGACAGGTTCTGTTTATTATTTAATCCACGATATTGTTGTGAAGGCGCTCATTTTTCTGCTCGGGGGAACGATCATCCACCTGACAGGAAAGAACAAGTTGAAAGAGATCAGCGGTCTAATTCGTCTTTATCCATCATTAGGTTGGATGTTTTTCATCGCAGCTCTGTCGCTAGCTGGGATTCCACCGTTAAGCGGATTTCTCGGAAAAATTTTCATTACTGAAGGGACCTTTACGGCAGGTTACTTTTGGTTAGGAGGCATCGGGCTGTTTACGAGCTTGATGGTGTTGTATTCGATTATGAAAATCTTCATGAGCGCTTTTTGGGGCTACACCGACTATGAAGAGGGTGAGCTAGAATCACCGAAAGGCTTGCTGTTTCCGATCGGCCTATTGACCTTGATGACGATTGCCCTTGGCTTAGGGGCGCAAGGGATCAGTCAATATGTCGATGTGGCGATTGAAGGCTTAATGAATACACATCTCTATATTGATGCGGTGTTAGGGTTGAATCCGAGAATCTAGAACAGCATAGTTGGAAAGGATGGTGGAACCCGTTGTCGATGCAAGTATTAGTGAACTTATGTATCGGTGTTTTATGGATGTTTTTTCAAGATAGTTGGAATGGATTAACTTTTTTATCTGGCTATTTATTCGGTCTGCTCGTTCTTTTTATGTTACGCAATTTTCTTCCTTCTAAATTTTATCCGATTACGATGTTTGCCGTGTTAAAGTTACTGCTCGTTTTTATTAGTGAGTTGTTTTCATCGGGCATCCTGGTGATTCGCCAGGTGATCCGACCGAAAATAAATATCACGCCGGGGATTTTTACATTGGAGACCGAGCTAGAAGGAGACTTGGAAGTGACGTTGCTCGCGATGTTGATTACACTCACACCCGGATCGGTCGTAATGGAAATTACGCCCGACAATAAACTGTTTTACATCCATGCGATGGACATTCCTGAATCAAGTGACGCCGTGTTTCGATCACAAGTCCGGTTTGAAGCGGCTATAAAGAAGGTGACGCGTTAATGGTAAACACAATTTTAATTCTGTCTTATTGCTTTTTGATTTTATCAATTTTAGGAACACTTTATCGCTTGGTGAAAGGACCATCCGCCCCAGATCGCGTGCAAGCGTTAGATGCGTTAGGAATCAATATTATTTCGGGAATTGCTATTTTTTCGGTTTCGTCGCGAAATACGGGTTTTTTTGAAGTCATTTTACTGATCGGTATTTTATCTTTTATTGGCACGATCGCATTTTCAAGATATATTGAGAGGGGTGTCGTCATTGAGCGCGGGCAGCCAAAGTGAACTCGTCGCAGTTCTAATGATTTTGGTCGGGACGATCTTTAGCTTTCTTAGTACGGTTGGATTAATTCGACTGCCTGACGTGTATACCCGCACACATGCGGCGTCAAAAAGTTCGACGTTGGGTGTGTTGTTTACGATGGTCGGCACCTTTATCTTT from Ammoniphilus oxalaticus includes:
- a CDS encoding Na(+)/H(+) antiporter subunit F1, producing the protein MVNTILILSYCFLILSILGTLYRLVKGPSAPDRVQALDALGINIISGIAIFSVSSRNTGFFEVILLIGILSFIGTIAFSRYIERGVVIERGQPK
- a CDS encoding Na+/H+ antiporter subunit E, whose product is MSMQVLVNLCIGVLWMFFQDSWNGLTFLSGYLFGLLVLFMLRNFLPSKFYPITMFAVLKLLLVFISELFSSGILVIRQVIRPKINITPGIFTLETELEGDLEVTLLAMLITLTPGSVVMEITPDNKLFYIHAMDIPESSDAVFRSQVRFEAAIKKVTR